A part of Liolophura sinensis isolate JHLJ2023 chromosome 1, CUHK_Ljap_v2, whole genome shotgun sequence genomic DNA contains:
- the LOC135464556 gene encoding latrophilin-like protein LAT-2 produces MDLPVRYRTDTSSYILVNELLLCDMIELNSTEFSTTSDGNILVKGSRHLLRTGDFSWYNSSVLVCVNTSASEQQMHTPTDNNNLTSVQSDDAEVWLTIICTALSLLCLAATMLVYIVRGRQKFLPGKNSIFLFANLFLAQLLFLTGATAKVPTPGCRALGIIIHYFWLATFCWKVVCAYHMYWLLANPLKTFHKTKSFAVYVMFSHCVPLLFIALVIAINCGMSNLERIGYADRLIGKDHTLCFLTSALDLGVGFVLPVSLTIIINIYLFFRIVKSLRNSERAHVRQSSKSKRKESVLYFKISVIFGFSWLLGFIALIVNVQGMWFLFTVVNCSIGVFVFLSFGLKNLPVKLLSSADTSTDVPTPMSSPRPMVRYLSQDTLNSVTPSPVDSPVRVRRDNHGATGQ; encoded by the coding sequence ATGGATTTGCCGGTGAGGTACAGAACAGACACATCATCTTACATACTTGTGAATGAGTTGTTGCTATGTGACATGATAGAACTTAACAGTACAGAGTTTAGTACAACAAGCGATGGGAATATTCTCGTGAAAGGAAGTCGTCACCTACTGAGGACCGGTGATTTCTCATGGTACAATAGCTCTGTTCTGGTCTGTGTAAACACAAGTGCTTCAGAGCAACAAATGCACACTCCGACTGACAACAATAACCTCACATCGGTCCAGTCCGACGACGCTGAGGTTTGGCTCACCATTATCTGTACAGCTTTGTCATTGCTATGTTTGGCGGCCACTATGCTTGTTTACATCGTCAGAGGACGCCAAAAGTTCTTGCCTGGTAAAAATAGCATATTTTTGTTCGCAAATCTCTTTCTGGCCCAGCTTCTCTTCCTGACAGGTGCCACAGCTAAGGTGCCCACACCTGGATGTCGGGCTCTGGGAATCATCATACACTATTTCTGGCTGGCCACCTTCTGTTGGAAAGTCGTCTGTGCCTATCACATGTACTGGTTGCTTGCCAACCCTTTGAAAACCTTTCACAAGACAAAATCATTTGCTGTGTACGTCATGTTTAGTCACTGTGTGCCTTTGCTATTCATTGCTTTGGTTATAGCTATCAATTGTGGCATGTCAAACCTGGAACGCATTGGTTATGCCGATCGGCTGATAGGTAAAGACCACACCTTGTGCTTTCTGACAAGTGCATTGGATCTGGGCGTTGGTTTTGTTTTACCGGTTTCTCTTACCATTATtataaacatttacctgttctTTCGTATTGTGAAATCTTTGAGAAATAGCGAACGAGCTCATGTTCGTCAATCTTCCAAATCTAAAAGGAAGGAGAGTGTTTTATATTTCAAGATATCCGTCATTTTCGGCTTCTCCTGGCTCCTAGGGTTTATCGCCCTGATTGTTAACGTACAGGGAATGTGGTTTCTCTTCACTGTCGTCAATTGCAGTATTGGAGTGTTCGTGTTTTTAAGTTTTGGCTTGAAGAACTTGCCGGTGAAGCTGCTCAGCAGTGCTGACACATCCACAGATGTACCCACTCCGATGTCCTCCCCCAGGCCGATGGTCCGATACCTGTCACAGGACACCCTAAACTCAGTGACCCCATCACCGGTTGATTCTCCAGTTCGTGTGAGGAGAGACAATCACGGGGCAACTGGCCAGTAG